The genomic region GACAGTGGTCGCAGCGGTCACCGCGATCGCGGTCACTTCCCTCTGTCCGGTGCTGGAGCTGGGAAACGCATCGACCAGTTGACCCGGTCCGGTCCGGGCCGGAGGCCGGGTCGACGGTCAACCAGGTCCGGGACGTCTTCGGCACCGCGGCGCGGGGAGGGCGGCAACGGTCCTGCGGCCGACCTGCCACGACTGGGGCGCGTTCTGCTCACGCTGCTTGTCGTTCCGGCCCGTCAGCCAGCTCAGAACAGGTTCAGGCCGAAGCGGGTGGCCTGGACGCGGACCGGGCCGCGGCCGATCTCCTTGCCGTTCTGGTCGATTCGCCGTCCGGTGCCCTTGCTGGTCAGAGTGTCGCCGTCGACCCGGCCCTCGTGCATTGCCTGGACCTCGCCGTGGTACCTGTGGGGCAGGCCCTCGAGGTCGTCGGGCAGGACCTGCCACAGGGAGAACGCGAATGTGTTCGGTCCGGTCATCGTCCAGCGGCCGGCTGAGATGTGGATGCCTTCCGCGAACGAGGTGAAGATCCCGCCGGGAAAGAAGGTGAACACGGCGACCTCCACCTCGTCTGGTCTGCTGGCAGTGCCCCGCCAGGTGCCGATGAGCGGGCCCGTGAGCAGGCTCGATGGATCAGCCTCCGAGCGTGTGGGTCGCGCAGCGGCCGGCGTGGCGGCGCCGAGCGCGGCGCCCGCGGTCAGTGCCGTTGTCACGGCGGCGACGCCGGTGGCGCGGAGCAGGTGTCGGCGATCGAGATTGGTCATCCGCTGTCCTTGTCTGTGAGAGGTCAGGCGTCGAGCACGATGCGTTGGCCGCGGGCTCGGGAGACGCAGGGGTAGATGACGTCGGTGCGGTCCCGCTCGTGCGGCTGGAGCACGTGGTCGCGGTGGTCAGGGATGCCGGCGAGGACCGGAGTGACGCAGCTGCCGCAGAGCCCGTCGGTGCAGGAGGACGGCAGCGCTGGGTTGACCTCCTGGACGGCGGTCAGCAGGGTGCGGTCCGCGGACACGCGCACGGTGACCTTGCTGCGCCGCAGTTCGGCGTCGAACGGCTGGTCGGGTTGGGAGGCTGTCCGGGTGCTGGCGGCGAACCGCTCGATGTGGAGTGTCCCGTGTGGACATTCGCTGGGCATCGCGGCGGCAATGGCGTCGATCAGCCCTTCCGGTCCACAGCAGTAGACCGCGGCGCCGGGGGGTGCGGTGCGCAGCAGGGCGGCGAGATCCGGCCGGGGCTGGGTGTCCGCGGGTAGCAGCCGCACGTGGTCGGGATAGGTGGTGATGAGCATGTCGGCGAACGCCATCCGGCCGTGGGACCGGCCCCGGTAGATCAACCGCCAGGGTATTCCGGTGGTGGCGAGCCGATTGATCATCGGCAGGAACGGGGTGATGCCGATCCCGCCGGCGAGGAACAGGTATGCCGGGGCGTCGGTGAGCCGGAAGTTGTTGCGGGGCCCGCGGATCGCGAGCTGCGTGCCCACGCTCAGCTCGTGGAGTTCGGCGGAGCCGCCGCCGCCTCCGGGCTTGCGCAACACCGCGATCCGGTAGGTGTCCGGTTCGGCTGGATCGCCGGAGAGCGAGTACTGGCGGACTCGCCCGGAGGGCAGCACGACGTCGATGTGCGCGCCCGGCTCCCAGGCCGGCAGCCGGTCTTCGGCTGCCGGTTTCAGCAGGAGGGTGATCGTGTCCTCGGCGATCGGCTGCCGATCGGTGATGGTGACGCCGATCTCTGGTTGGGAAGCGAGCCGTCGCGCCGCCAGCTCCCGACGCCCCCACCGGGTGCGGCCCCACGGCTTGACCACCGACAGTACCGTCGCGGTCCACAGCAGCACGGCGAAGCCGCCTACGACGATGGCGAGCGCCACGCCGAGTGTGCCCGGCTTGCCTGCCGGGTCAGCGGTGCGTGCGACCAGTTCGGTGACCCAACGGCTCTCCACCGCCGCTGCGGCGGGGATGCTCAGCGAGATCACGAACTTCACCAGCACCCACCAGTGTTTGACCAGCCCCCAGGGCGTGCCGAGCGCGACCACAAGACCCGTGATGATCGTCAGCACCACGCTGGGGATCACGATCGTGAGGTCGAAGATGTGGAAGATCTCGTAGGCGCCGTGCCGCAGCGCGTGCGTCTCGGCCAACAGCCCGGTGAGGGCAAGGGTGACCATTCCCAGGGACAGGCCGAGCCAGCCGACGCTGATGCCGACGTGCAGCGTGAGCCAGACCTTCCTGGCAACGGGCGACAGCTGCGGGAACCGCGGCCGCAGCCCGACCAGGATCAGCACCGATAGCAACATCCCGAGGTTCG from Crossiella sp. CA-258035 harbors:
- a CDS encoding PDR/VanB family oxidoreductase, which encodes MDPATTGGVVPTAHPTATTPSTHRPARVVNPAMCRSNSPMRSTYPPTPGRASMESCTRPARNYIHRRLVLDIAPTWRDGGRRHAWHMTARLRTSSLTVAPHARPRTWQIGFAVFSAATALVLFPGEGAVLPAIRMMGVAGYAMAVAVSVGCAIALPRAGARRLLVVFHLAFVPMQFLFAFPNPLPNLGMLLSVLILVGLRPRFPQLSPVARKVWLTLHVGISVGWLGLSLGMVTLALTGLLAETHALRHGAYEIFHIFDLTIVIPSVVLTIITGLVVALGTPWGLVKHWWVLVKFVISLSIPAAAAVESRWVTELVARTADPAGKPGTLGVALAIVVGGFAVLLWTATVLSVVKPWGRTRWGRRELAARRLASQPEIGVTITDRQPIAEDTITLLLKPAAEDRLPAWEPGAHIDVVLPSGRVRQYSLSGDPAEPDTYRIAVLRKPGGGGGSAELHELSVGTQLAIRGPRNNFRLTDAPAYLFLAGGIGITPFLPMINRLATTGIPWRLIYRGRSHGRMAFADMLITTYPDHVRLLPADTQPRPDLAALLRTAPPGAAVYCCGPEGLIDAIAAAMPSECPHGTLHIERFAASTRTASQPDQPFDAELRRSKVTVRVSADRTLLTAVQEVNPALPSSCTDGLCGSCVTPVLAGIPDHRDHVLQPHERDRTDVIYPCVSRARGQRIVLDA